A single region of the Acidobacteriota bacterium genome encodes:
- a CDS encoding DNA mismatch repair protein, with the protein MLPIPDLLNREPFLGIDRKALSDLLGLAILGREIGTEFHDAIADAETPDSTWRPEFFEEDLFVDRLIAESFELQIDGVHYPINERFLRRVLAATPTDLETTLFRQEILRELDEDEELLAAARRLYRELFGLLSLHRTPRYHRVLDSAAHNLDILKQSRLVIDLMHDLFESARSGLRRLHEGAVAIRETDEYATLVALLDYESRLAELNLDITLGADGRIRGLDVRSLEECRDNPFWARPIRRLWSRLRLGMGGYSMSNRELLNRVVERVYVSLSPALIPLIQMLGQLELYLAARAFRDRCGERGLSMCIPEFRPVDDPGPAIECEHLFNPLLLGQEEAPVPCTVRTTGNVPITVVTGPNSGGKTRLIQAIALAQLLGQSGLYAPCSRARLRVQRGLFVSLIERESADQTEGRLGRELVRIRTLFEEMEHGSMVVLDELCSGTNPSEGIEVFTLVLQLLRRVQPVAYVTTHFLDHARALQQNHTKLGLEFLQVQLDDERRSTYQFKDGVARTSLAALTAERLGVTFENLSAAVDGRRTPTR; encoded by the coding sequence ATGCTCCCCATCCCGGACCTGCTCAACCGGGAGCCCTTCCTCGGCATCGACCGGAAGGCTCTGTCCGACCTGCTGGGTCTCGCCATTCTCGGTCGCGAGATCGGCACGGAGTTCCACGACGCGATAGCGGATGCCGAAACGCCCGACAGCACCTGGCGGCCGGAGTTCTTCGAAGAGGACCTGTTCGTCGATCGCCTGATCGCAGAGAGCTTCGAGCTTCAGATCGACGGAGTTCACTATCCGATCAACGAGCGCTTCCTGCGCCGCGTCCTGGCCGCCACGCCCACCGATCTGGAGACCACCCTGTTCCGTCAGGAGATACTGCGCGAGCTGGACGAGGACGAGGAGCTCCTCGCCGCGGCACGGCGTCTCTACCGCGAACTGTTCGGTCTCCTCTCGCTCCACCGAACGCCCCGCTATCACCGCGTCCTCGACTCGGCGGCCCACAACCTCGACATCCTGAAGCAGAGCCGGCTGGTCATCGACCTGATGCATGACCTCTTTGAATCGGCCCGCTCCGGGCTGCGGCGTCTCCACGAAGGCGCCGTAGCCATCCGCGAGACCGACGAGTACGCGACGCTGGTCGCCCTCCTCGACTACGAGAGTCGGCTTGCCGAACTGAACCTGGATATCACTCTGGGCGCCGACGGGCGCATCCGCGGCCTCGACGTGCGCTCACTCGAGGAATGCCGCGACAACCCGTTCTGGGCCCGCCCCATAAGGCGCCTCTGGAGCCGCCTGCGGCTCGGCATGGGCGGTTACTCGATGAGCAACCGGGAACTCCTGAACCGGGTCGTGGAACGCGTCTACGTCTCCCTGTCGCCCGCCCTGATTCCGCTGATCCAGATGCTGGGTCAACTGGAGCTCTATCTCGCGGCCCGGGCTTTCCGGGACCGCTGCGGCGAGCGTGGCCTCTCGATGTGCATTCCCGAGTTCCGGCCGGTCGACGATCCCGGTCCCGCGATCGAGTGCGAACACCTGTTCAACCCGCTGTTGCTCGGACAGGAGGAGGCGCCCGTACCCTGCACCGTCAGGACCACGGGGAACGTGCCGATCACGGTCGTCACGGGGCCGAACTCGGGGGGCAAGACGCGTTTGATCCAGGCGATCGCATTGGCTCAACTGCTGGGCCAATCCGGCCTCTACGCACCCTGCAGCCGCGCCCGCCTACGCGTTCAGCGGGGACTGTTCGTTTCCCTGATCGAGCGCGAGAGTGCGGATCAAACCGAGGGTCGCTTGGGGCGCGAACTCGTGCGCATCCGCACCCTGTTCGAAGAGATGGAGCACGGCTCGATGGTGGTCCTGGACGAGCTGTGCTCCGGCACGAATCCCTCCGAGGGAATCGAGGTCTTCACGCTCGTACTCCAGCTCCTCAGGCGGGTGCAGCCCGTGGCCTACGTCACCACGCACTTTCTCGACCACGCCCGCGCCCTGCAGCAGAACCACACAAAGCTCGGCCTCGAGTTTCTCCAGGTCCAACTCGACGACGAACGCCGGAGCACCTATCAGTTCAAGGATGGCGTCGCGCGCACATCCCTCGCGGCGCTCACCGCCGAACGGCTTGGCGTGACCTTCGAGAACCTGTCGGCCGCGGTTGACGGCCGTCGGACGCCGACCCGCTAG
- a CDS encoding TIGR02453 family protein, which translates to MADWKNPFSRETFAFLRDLRENNDRDWFKANSERYEDVVREPALQFISDFGTRLDTVSTHFLAVPKKVGGSLFRIHRDVRFSRDKRPYKTHLGIHFRHKQHKDAHAPGFYLHIEPGSVFMGGGMWRPHPEALRAIRQQIVADGAGWREVTVDPGLGDSLELGGESLKRAPRGFDAAHPRIDDIKRKSFMAVARLNQTRLLSRGFLDEFTGLCAEVSPLMRFVCRATGVPF; encoded by the coding sequence ATGGCCGACTGGAAGAACCCGTTTTCGCGCGAGACGTTCGCTTTCCTCCGCGACCTCAGAGAGAACAACGACCGCGACTGGTTCAAGGCGAACTCGGAGCGCTACGAGGACGTCGTGCGGGAGCCGGCGCTCCAGTTCATCAGCGATTTCGGCACGAGGCTGGACACGGTCTCCACCCACTTCCTGGCCGTCCCGAAGAAGGTCGGCGGTTCGCTCTTCCGCATCCACCGTGACGTCCGGTTCTCGCGCGACAAGCGGCCCTACAAGACCCACCTGGGCATTCACTTCCGTCACAAGCAGCACAAGGACGCCCACGCGCCCGGCTTCTACCTCCACATCGAGCCCGGCAGCGTGTTCATGGGCGGCGGCATGTGGCGGCCCCATCCCGAGGCCCTGCGGGCGATCCGGCAGCAGATCGTCGCGGACGGCGCCGGCTGGCGGGAAGTGACGGTCGACCCCGGTCTCGGCGACTCCCTGGAACTCGGCGGCGAGAGCCTGAAGCGGGCGCCGCGGGGATTCGACGCCGCTCACCCGCGCATCGACGACATCAAGCGCAAGTCCTTCATGGCGGTAGCTCGGCTGAACCAGACGCGGCTCTTGAGCCGCGGCTTCCTCGATGAGTTCACGGGGCTTTGCGCGGAGGTCTCGCCCCTGATGCGCTTCGTCTGCCGGGCGACCGGCGTTCCGTTCTGA
- a CDS encoding aquaporin family protein: MDIFVAELVGTALLIILGDGVVANVVLARTKGSGSGWIVIATGWGLAVALAVYSVGRISGAHINPAVSVGLAAIGELDPALLPTYIGAQLLGAFAGAVVVWLTYRPHWSATSDQGAKLGVFCTAPEIPGRRGANLITEIVGTAVLVFGVLAIAANASELSGGEIDLSAVFATGLNPLLVGFLVWAIGLSLGGPTGYAINPARDLGPRIAHAVLPIPGKGGSDWGYAWVPVVGPLAGGVLGALAFQGLGW, encoded by the coding sequence ATGGACATCTTCGTTGCCGAACTGGTCGGCACCGCGCTTCTGATCATCCTGGGCGACGGCGTGGTGGCCAATGTGGTCTTGGCTCGAACCAAGGGCAGCGGCAGCGGCTGGATCGTCATCGCGACCGGCTGGGGATTGGCCGTCGCGCTCGCCGTGTACTCCGTCGGACGAATCAGCGGCGCCCATATCAACCCTGCGGTCAGCGTCGGCCTGGCGGCGATCGGCGAACTCGACCCCGCCCTGCTGCCAACCTACATCGGAGCTCAACTCCTCGGCGCCTTCGCCGGAGCGGTCGTCGTCTGGCTCACCTACCGCCCACACTGGAGCGCCACCTCCGACCAGGGCGCCAAGCTGGGCGTCTTCTGCACGGCGCCGGAGATTCCCGGACGTCGGGGCGCGAACCTCATCACCGAGATCGTCGGCACGGCGGTGCTGGTCTTCGGCGTACTGGCGATCGCGGCCAACGCCTCCGAGCTCTCCGGCGGCGAGATCGACCTCTCCGCCGTGTTCGCCACGGGCCTCAACCCGCTGCTGGTCGGCTTCCTGGTCTGGGCGATCGGCCTTTCTTTGGGCGGTCCCACGGGCTACGCGATCAATCCGGCTCGCGACCTCGGACCGCGCATCGCTCACGCGGTGCTGCCGATCCCCGGCAAGGGCGGTTCAGACTGGGGCTACGCGTGGGTGCCGGTGGTGGGACCGCTGGCCGGGGGCGTCCTCGGCGCGCTGGCCTTCCAGGGTCTCGGCTGGTAG
- the glpK gene encoding glycerol kinase GlpK yields MVYVLALDQGTTSSRSILFERRGTAAASAQEEFPQIYPSPGHVEHDPEAIWTTQIETARAAIGKAGADASDIAAIGIANQRETVVLWERDSGKPVDNAIVWQSRITAPLCEELKQQGHEGLFRARTGLVLDPYFSGTKIAHLLNKHDLHGRAARGEILAGTIDSFLLWRLTGGKVHATDASNASRTLLFDIHRLDWDDELLAILGVPRAMLPEVRDSSGEFGHTEAGLFGRPIQVAGIAGDQQAATFGQGCFERGMVKNTYGTGCFILMNTGNRAVASENGLLSTVGWVLGGRPTYCLEGSVFVGGAAVQWLRDGLGLIERSEQVEELAASEEDSGGVYLVPAFVGLGAPYWDPYARGLLIGLERSTTAGHVARATVESMAYQSLDVVRAMEADAGAGMSGLRVDGGAAVNDELMQFQADLLGTRVQRPVVAETTALGAAYLAGLATGFWADEDDVTRNWALDREFEPQSSPPEQERLAAGWQRAVQRSRGWAEA; encoded by the coding sequence ATGGTCTACGTTCTCGCCCTCGACCAGGGCACCACGTCCAGCCGCTCCATTCTGTTCGAGCGCCGGGGAACCGCCGCCGCCTCCGCGCAGGAGGAGTTCCCGCAGATCTACCCCTCCCCCGGTCACGTCGAACACGACCCCGAGGCCATCTGGACGACCCAGATCGAAACCGCGCGCGCGGCCATAGGGAAGGCCGGCGCAGACGCCTCGGACATCGCCGCGATCGGCATCGCCAACCAGCGCGAGACGGTCGTGCTCTGGGAGCGCGACAGCGGCAAACCGGTCGACAACGCGATCGTCTGGCAGAGCCGCATCACGGCTCCGTTGTGCGAGGAGTTGAAGCAGCAGGGTCATGAGGGCCTGTTCCGCGCCAGGACCGGACTTGTGCTGGACCCCTACTTCTCCGGCACGAAGATCGCCCATCTCCTGAACAAGCACGACCTCCACGGGCGGGCGGCGCGGGGCGAGATCCTGGCCGGAACGATCGACAGCTTCCTGCTCTGGCGACTGACTGGCGGCAAGGTTCACGCTACCGACGCCAGCAACGCCTCGCGCACCCTGCTGTTCGACATCCACCGGCTGGACTGGGACGACGAGCTGCTCGCGATCCTGGGCGTGCCGCGAGCCATGCTGCCAGAGGTGCGCGATTCGAGCGGCGAGTTTGGCCATACCGAGGCGGGTCTGTTCGGTCGGCCAATCCAGGTCGCCGGCATTGCCGGAGACCAGCAGGCGGCGACCTTCGGGCAGGGCTGCTTCGAACGTGGCATGGTGAAGAACACCTACGGAACCGGCTGTTTCATCCTGATGAACACGGGCAACCGGGCGGTGGCATCCGAGAACGGCCTGCTTTCAACCGTCGGCTGGGTGCTCGGCGGGCGACCCACTTACTGCCTGGAGGGGTCGGTCTTCGTCGGCGGCGCCGCGGTTCAGTGGCTGCGCGACGGCCTGGGCCTGATCGAGAGGTCCGAGCAGGTCGAGGAACTCGCGGCAAGCGAAGAGGACAGCGGCGGCGTCTACCTCGTACCCGCCTTCGTCGGCCTGGGCGCTCCGTACTGGGACCCCTACGCGCGGGGCCTCCTGATCGGCCTGGAGCGCTCGACGACCGCCGGCCACGTGGCCAGAGCCACGGTCGAATCGATGGCCTACCAGAGCCTCGACGTCGTCCGCGCCATGGAGGCCGACGCCGGGGCCGGCATGAGCGGCCTGCGGGTCGACGGCGGGGCGGCGGTCAACGACGAACTGATGCAGTTCCAGGCCGACCTGCTGGGAACGCGCGTCCAGCGGCCGGTGGTCGCCGAGACCACGGCACTGGGCGCCGCCTACCTCGCTGGGCTCGCGACCGGCTTCTGGGCCGACGAGGATGACGTAACCAGGAACTGGGCGCTCGACCGCGAATTCGAGCCGCAATCCTCTCCGCCCGAGCAGGAGCGCCTCGCCGCCGGCTGGCAACGAGCCGTCCAGAGATCCCGAGGCTGGGCCGAGGCGTAG
- a CDS encoding DEAD/DEAH box helicase, giving the protein MRDALAAIPQHPVETTDRDFLGLGLEPAVLEVVARIGFEHPTPIQASVIPDAVAGKDLIGLAETGSGKTAAFVLPIVQRLRRGRGVRGLIVSPTREIALQTKAFLDLFRKSRLRVNSACLIGGVKIGPQFDQLRRDPDVLVVTPGRLLDHSERGTVSLGGVEELVLDEADHMLDLGFMPQIQRIVSQLPRQRHTMLFSATMPPPIERLAQRYMKDPLRIDLSPKGAASGIEHRLYLVDEKDKKRCALALLDKVPGSTLVFTKRRSDAEWLCRVLERGEHSVARIHSDRSQRHRVAALESFRAGRHRILVATNIAARGIDVVGIEHILNYDLPDTPEDYIHRAGRTARGAAEGVVSSIGTWLDKSLIRQIESALGHALPRCEADGVAPYREMQSLQERRRRSPLRR; this is encoded by the coding sequence GTGCGGGACGCCCTCGCCGCGATTCCCCAACATCCTGTCGAGACCACGGATCGCGACTTTCTCGGCCTGGGCCTCGAACCGGCGGTTCTGGAGGTCGTAGCCCGGATCGGCTTCGAACACCCGACGCCGATCCAGGCTTCCGTGATTCCGGACGCGGTCGCCGGCAAGGATCTGATCGGCCTGGCGGAGACCGGCTCGGGCAAGACGGCCGCGTTCGTGCTGCCGATCGTGCAGCGCCTCCGGCGCGGCAGGGGGGTGCGCGGGCTGATCGTCTCTCCGACCCGGGAGATCGCCCTGCAGACGAAGGCCTTCCTGGACCTGTTCCGCAAGAGCCGCCTGCGCGTGAACTCCGCGTGCCTGATCGGCGGCGTGAAGATCGGACCGCAGTTCGACCAGTTGCGCAGAGATCCCGATGTCCTCGTGGTCACGCCCGGCCGGCTCCTGGATCACTCCGAACGGGGCACGGTGAGCCTGGGTGGAGTCGAGGAACTGGTTCTCGACGAGGCCGACCACATGCTCGACCTGGGATTCATGCCTCAAATCCAGCGCATCGTGAGCCAACTCCCGAGACAGCGGCACACCATGCTCTTCTCCGCCACCATGCCGCCGCCGATCGAACGCCTCGCGCAGCGGTACATGAAGGATCCGCTGCGCATCGACCTTTCGCCCAAGGGCGCCGCGTCGGGGATCGAGCACCGCCTCTACCTGGTCGACGAGAAGGACAAGAAGCGCTGCGCGCTGGCCCTCCTCGACAAGGTGCCCGGATCGACCCTGGTGTTCACCAAGCGCCGATCCGACGCCGAGTGGCTCTGCCGGGTCCTCGAGCGCGGAGAGCACAGCGTCGCGCGCATCCATTCCGACCGTTCGCAGCGGCACCGCGTCGCTGCTCTGGAGAGCTTCCGCGCCGGCCGCCACCGCATCCTCGTCGCAACGAACATCGCCGCTCGCGGCATTGACGTCGTGGGCATCGAGCACATCCTGAACTACGACCTCCCCGACACGCCCGAGGACTACATCCACCGGGCCGGGCGCACCGCCCGGGGCGCCGCCGAAGGCGTCGTGTCGTCGATCGGCACCTGGCTCGACAAGTCGCTGATCCGGCAGATCGAGAGCGCGCTCGGACACGCCCTGCCCCGCTGCGAGGCGGACGGCGTAGCCCCGTACCGAGAGATGCAGTCCCTCCAGGAGCGTCGCCGGCGTTCGCCGCTCCGCCGCTAG